The sequence tcagaagcagaggaaaggaTTCATAACCACCTTTTCAGAATTTCAGGCCTCCTAAAATGCTATCTGGCTAGTGTAATTACACTAGCCGCTTTTTCTGAATCATTCCAATGTACTGTATTGTGCAAAAAATGTGCAAGTATTCCATCAGGGAGTggcttttagtataaaagaatcTTAGTATGTTTAGTTTGTGATGAATGGCCTTTAAAGCCTCCAGTGTGAAGACAAGAAGGTTGCATTGCTCTTGAAAGTTGATTTGCCTGCTGAAAGGGCCTTGCATGTAATTGCTGCTTGAGGACAACTTGCTGATTTTGTTGCCCGAAGGGTAGGTAGACTTTAGCCAAAAAGAGGACCAAGAGCAGGGGCAAAAGTTCAGAGACGAGTTTGGCCCTTCCTTGACAGAAGGCTGATAATCTACTTGCTAATACTTTTAACACATATTTGAGTACCTTCCAAGTCCTAGGCACTATTGGCCGCTGCTAATAATACAGAAGTgcatacagattaaaaaaaaaaaatacctgcttTCCAAGAGCAGGTTCAGTGCCTGAtgcaggaacttctgtatgctgcaggcatggccaaaagataaCGGAAAAGAAGTCTAGAGTATGCTAAGAGATGACAAAGTTCCATATGACAAACCAAAGTGTAGCAAGTCCGGAATGGGGAGTGGGTTGCAAATGACTGTTCGGTGAAGAGAATATGAGAATACCTTTGGTCTTTGAGAAGCCAATTTAACTAGAGCATGACATATAGCGAGTAAATACAGTAATGAGAAGGAAGGTTTCTCATAGGTCAGTTTCTTGTTCAAGTTGCACTCCAAAGATAGGGTTAGGGTTGGGAAACAGTGGTATAATGTACCCAGTGCTACTGCAGTAAACTCTGCTTCTATGCCACATTACCAATTTAGAACTGTACACGGATCACTCACAAGGGGGGGAGGTTATTGAACTATCTAGTCTCATTGCAAATCAAGGAAAATGAATGATCTGCCTAGAGTCAGATGATCTAATGAAATGCATTAGCGGTTAACTTAGGTTACTCAGGATTTCTGTGTGTCCTTAGCCTTGGAGCTAAATTGAGATTGTTTCTTGAAAAACacaaccttttttgtttgtttgtttttggctatacccacagcatatagaagttcccaggccaaggactgaagctgtgccacagcagtgacaatgccacatccttgaTCAcgaggccaccagagaactccccaaaatataCTTACTTAGTTGAGCGTGAACACGGAAGAATGTAGAAAATGGTCAAGAAATGATCACTCCTAGTCAGTGTTTCCAGAAGAAGCCTAAGTGAACTCACGGCGTTGTGTCAGGGAGGAAAGCCCAAATGTGAATAAAAGGCTTAAGCAAAGTGAGCTCCTGTTTCTGAACACAGTGGCCCGCTGAGGGCACCCCTGTGAAAGGGGAGAGGACTTGACCTCGGTGAATGTGTGCGGGGTCTCCTGGTGCATGAAGAAGGGACAGCAACTCCACTGGCATTTAGAGATCATTGCTGTCGGTCAATCGAATGACTTTTCCACTGCAGTTTTAGAAACTAGCAAGCAAAACGTGTCTCCTGCTTAAACTTCCTCACTAGTGTCTCACTACCTTGGAGGTCAGTACCAGTTCCTCAAGATGCCTTGTGAAGTCCTTGGCGCTCTGGCTCCTGCttacctcctgcctccctcctctctcctctgttcCCCAGCAGCAGGGAGTGACTTGCTTTCCCTAGTTATTCAAGAGAATGAACTGGTTTGTAGGAAATGCACAGTAACGTATTTGTTGGGGATGGGGCGACAGTATAGATTGCTTTCAAATGTCCAGGAGAAAAGCTTTTCTAGGGCACCTTATCTGTAAGTTTgggattgttttaaaatttaaatatattgtataAAATCCTTAACTtggtttaattttgaaaaatgttatttcatttttcgGGTTTGTAGGGTTGCCcctgttcctaggctaggggtctagtcagagctacagctgccgaccaaaccacagccagagcaacttgggatccaagcctcgtctgcaacctatgccacagctcgtggccttgccagatcctcaacccactaaacaaggccagggattgaactcgcatcctcatggacactagccgggtccgttacctctgagccacagtgggaactccttgattcaattttaaaatgtgtaggtGGAGATGTAATACTGGCGTCTCGGTAGCCCCAGGGCACTTAAGACCTAGGACCTGGCCTGCCAGAGGGGCGTGCTGGGAGTGCTGGTGGTTTTATCCTTTAGCCGGTTTTGTTAGGCTTGGCTAGTCTTTCTAAGATTTCCACCTGACATCAGTTTCTATGGCATTTCTACTCTCAAGCAATAACATTGATTTGAAGAAGGGACAGATTCCTGTGATACAGCAGAGATGAGAACTAGTTGAAAGGATGAGTTTATTTGAATAggaacctttttttccccattgtgaTTGATCAGAGGATGCCaaatatcgttccctgtgctatacagtaggaccttgtgggttatccattctacatataatagtctgcctctgctaatcccaaactcccaatgcatcccacccctcaccccccagcaaCCCCACGTCTGTgctctatgtctgtgtgtgtgtttctgtttcacagataggttcctttgtgtcctattttagattccctatacaagtgatagcatatgggtatttgtccttctctttctcacttgCTTTACttcgtatgatcatctctaggtacAAAAAGGAACACTTCTTTATATTGATAGTTGCATTTATTCGCAGGGATCATTACTCAAGAGCCAGTGGGAAGAATCAGCTGCTTCCAGATCATGCTGCTAAAAGCCGGTCAGCTCATCATCCTTGGTTTTGTCAACCTGGTAGCCACTAAGCTCCAAAGGCTTATTTTGGTAAGGAAgacttttaaatacttttatgtgAACGTAGCTATTACCACCTAAATGAACCtgaaaggtaaaaaaagaaaaagtactttcAGTCACATGGGCCTATGTGAAGTAAAAGATCCACAGACCCAGAAAGACTTTGGTGCGAAATGCTGGTTTGGAATAGCATTCCTAGAGCATCCTTCCTAGACGCTTGCTTTCCATAAACCTGTCCCTGCATTTTCCGAGAGAAAGGACAGGCTGAGGATATGGCCAGAGGCATAGGTcctaggtttattttattttctctctttctctttctctctctctgtcttttttttttttttttttttttctgtttttgctttgtagggccactcctgtggcatttggaaattcctaggctaggggtagaattggatctacagctgctagCTGACACtcgagcaactcaggatctgagctatgtctgcaacctacaacacggctcacggcaatgccagatccttaacccactgagcaaggccatggatcaaacctgagtcctcatggatcctagtcaggttggttaaccactgagccacagtgggaactcccagtgagtttcttttctgactCCCAAATTGGGATACTTGATTTGCCACATGGCatgagaagggagaagaaagtcAGAATTACCCCAGAATATTGGGACATGTGGTTCCCTTATCTTAGTTAGAACCTGCTTTCTCAATGCCCTCTGGTAAGATTTGGCAGGGCCCAAGAGTGGTCAGTCTGGTTACCTTCTAAAGGAAAGGGATCTTGCTGGGAGATTGTGGCTTTGAAGATTGAAATGGTCATTTGGGCATGAAACTGGGGCCTAGAAAATCatggtaagaattttttttttccttcttacagctgcagctgcatccgATTGAAGTTcctaggtgtttttgtttttgttttgttttttgtcttttttcttgtggGGAGTGTTGTTGGTGTGCCACGCTCAACTCTAATGGATGTTCCCAgtcgaggggtcgaattggagctgcagctgccagcctgcacacgggcacaggaatgtgggatccaagccatgtctgtgagctacacacagctcacagcaacaccttgatccttaaccaaccgagtgaggccagggaccaaacccacatcttcatggatactggtcgggctctgtaccactgagccacaatgggaactcctggaaattccTAGTTTAGGGgtcaaaattggagctgcagctgctggcctacaccacagccacagcgacaccggatctgagccacatctgtggccaatgcagcagcttgtggaaatgccagatccttaaccactgagcgaggccagggatcaaatctgcatcctcatggagacagccttggatccttaaccctgaggaCACATGAGAACTCCCATGGTAAGAATTTCCTCTGTTATTCTTGGTTCggacaaaataatatttaacaccCACCGTGTTACCAGTTGAATCTAGTTGAGttgcaaaaataatatatttaaagtatattaatCAAAATGCTTATTTGAAGGGAAAACGTGGTTTCAATAGTGTTCCTAGCTAATGATTCAAGTCCTTCCTTAAATCCATTTAATTTAGACACATAGGGTCCCAAAGCTTTGAGACAGAACAAGCATCAGGATGGCATCTGGTCCAGCCCCACATCTTTAGGATCCCACCTCACAGATGAAGCAGCCATAGCTATGCTCTGAATTCTGGAaactatgaaatttttttctatcccttttcTGGAAATTAAGAATCCTCTTTACTGTACAACACAGactggcacaacactgcaaaccaactattttaaaaagaatcaatataGAAACACTTTGTAAATTCAGAAGAAGAAGACGGTATCTGTGAAATAGACCTCATCATTTGCCAAATTTGAGAGTTTCCCACTCGGGAAGTATCATGCTGGGTAGGCATCTTGACTTAGgacaaggagaagaaagagattaTCAGGTGGGGATGACAGAGAACATCACATCAAGTGAGGGATCCAGAATCTTTTGGAGCCAAACAGATGTTGAACACTAACCTTGATGTAGTAATTTATTCCAGCAACCACTTGAGATTTGTACTCAACAGCTTCAAATTTTTcataagttttatttgttttttcttcaagCTGTGATTTAACCTTAAGAAAAGACAATAGGAAACAAATGACCAAAGCTGTATTGAATTCAATGTATGTGATTTACAAACCTGTTAAATATGTGCTTATAAAAAGgtaattatggagttcccattgtggctcagtggttatcaaatctgactaggaaccatgaggttgcagattcgatctctggcctcactcagtggcttaagcatccggtgttgccatgagctgtggtttaggtcacagacatggctcagatcctgagttgctgtggctgtggcataggccggcagctacagctctgattagacccctagcctgggaacctccatatgccatgtgtgggtgtggccctagacaaaacagaaagacacacagccatccacccacccacccacacacacaagtTCATTCTATCTTTGGTTAATAAAAATGAGGGACCAGTCATTGCTATTTcgttataggagttcccctcacatctcagcaggtcaagaagccaactagtatccgtgaggattagggttcaatccctggcctcactcactgggttaaggatctggtgtggcagcAAGCTATGGCTTGAGTCAAAGATGTGGCTtcgatctagcattgctgtggctgtggcataggctggtagctgcaactccggttcgacccctaacctgtgaactcccatgtgctgcaggtatggctctaaagacaaaaataatagcaTTACTACTCACATAAACATTTTTAGGTTTGCAAATCATTTCAGACTCAAAGTTGCCAAAATGCGTGTAGCACATCTTAAGATTACGTAATCACATCTGAAAGTCCCTTTGCCACGttatgtaacatttttttctaggattcagggattaggatgtggacctCTTTAAAGGAGGTCATCATTCTGTCTTCCACAGAGGGGTAGACGTTTAGGTGCCAGCATTCCTCAACCAagcaggagaggagaaggcagCGAGGGAGTCTCACGTTCACTATGCAAACATCCACTGACTCCACCAGGTTTCCGTGGGGGTCCTCCATTCCTGCTCTGAGCTGGGCTTGATATGCCCGTACTCACTATGGTTTCTCTGACTCCATTTCTGCTAAGAGGAAAGCTCTAATCTTCTGCTCTGGTGGAGGTCTAGTATTAGTTAGTCTTCCAGGGAGGATGCTAGTGAGAGGGAAGGATCTGGGGGGCAATGTAACTGCTCCTTAAAGGGATCTTCCATCGATCCTCCTGGCTCTCATCTTCCTCAAGTTCCTGGTGGTGTTGGTGCTGGAGCCATTTTGGAATTCTGCACCATGAATCTGCTGGCTTCGGGCTCAGACATTCCCGTGTGGCCTAGACTCTGTCTAGACGACTCACCTGTTTTCTACTGTCTATCTGCTTTCCACTTTCCAAAGTTTTGTCAGTGCCTCTGAGATGTTTGCCTCTCCCTCATTGTCTCTATATTTCCAGGTTTgttctcccttctcctccaaTCCTTTCCTGTCACTTGGAGGGACTGGAAGCCCATGTGTGTGTTCACATACCTTGCTTATGGGGCAGTTGGCTCACTGCCCGTGACGGAAGCACTGCATGGGCACATACAGCTTCTGTCAGGCTTCTGGTGTGTCTAGGGTTCTCCCAAGGCTACCCAGTCCTTCCCATCACTGGTCAAATGATGGGAATCCTTTTCTCTTGGTGCCTCAGTCTGGGTACCAGAACTGTTGTCAGAGACCTAGGCATTTGCAAACTCTTTGGGTTCTCAGACCATTTTTGAAGGGCAAGCACTTCATGGGCCACTACCCATTTCTTCCGTAACCCTCAGAACAGATGGGAAGACGGTGGTGGCTTTCTTGAGCTGGAAAGTGAGGTTCCAaagtagagaaaggaagaagggaaatagtgaaggaaggaaggaaggaaggaaggaaggaaggaaggaaggaaggaaggaaggaaggaagaaaggaaggaaggaggaaataggAAGAGTTAGGGtacaggagaaagaggaggaaagtggATGAGCAGGCAGAGAGATGAGTAAGGGGAGAGGTCACTGTCTTCTTGCTTCCCCCTCCGAACCCTTTGGAACCAACACTGGGTAACAGTCAAGTTAGGAGCTGAGTTGGAAAGGGTTCATCTCTACACTAAACCCCAAATTCTCTTTTTAtgcctcattttgcagatgaggaacctGCAGCTGTAAGGGGAACATAACTGCTTGAGGCTGAAAATTACTAGGTAAAGATTTACATCCCTTGCCTGGCAAGTACCTgatttatcttttccttcctccctccctccctccctccctccttccttccttcctttcctccttccttcctttctttctttcgttttctCTCCCTATCTCCCTAcctcccttcttcttttctttaaccATGTGTCAGAAGTTTTTATCTCTGTCTGTCCCAGAAATACATCCAAATCTGTAACCTTTTCATTGTATCTATGTAGTCCGCAAATTCAGGATTTTCTATGGGAGAGTTAACTTCGCATGTCCTGATTGGTTTCCATAAGTGCACTGGCACCTGTCAGACTGTGAGCCCCGATTTCAGGGTCATTGTATTTGTAACCCGTAGCCCTACGCCCCCTTCCCAGTAAGACAGATTTGTATGGCTCGAGTACAGTGGATCCTCTGAACCTGGGAGGATGGGATTTGAGGTGAGGAGCAGGCAAAGGGGCAGAGTGGGAAGGAGCTGGTGAGTGAGACCTTAAGTTCCCGAAGGCAGGTTGGTGTTGAAAGGCCCTGCAGGAGGGGTACTAGGAGGCTGAGGGCCTGCTGGGAATGGTGGTTCAGAGTCTGGTGGTCAATGGACCTTGAGCTGAACATAGTTAGCATTCCCCTTCCTCAGCCCCCCACGTCTGGTGGTGGTTGAGGGGCTGGCGGGAACCATGTAGGTTTGTCACTTGGGCCCCAACCAGGGGAAGGATGCACCAGGGAGGAGCCCCTGGTAAAATGCCCTTCCCCCAGAGCTGTTGAAGCCTGTCTTGTTGCTGCAGAGCATACATCGTGGTGAGGTGTTCGTTCTCTGGGACCTGAGGGTTTGAGCCACGCTGCACCCGAGGTGTAGGCTTTTGCCCTATCTGCCATCATGGTGCAAGAACATCATTCTGGCTTGTGCATTATCTAGGAAAAATGCATAGACAGCTGATGGTGGAAGCATGGGGAGGTCATGTTTTGGGACGTTTTGGAGGGTGAGATTGTGGGTAGCAGCATGAAAGTAGAGtagggtggggagaggtggcTTGTGGACATTTGCCATCTGAGTGTATGTTTGGGAGGCAGAAGTATGGAACAAGGCACCCAGTATGCAAGAAATGATGGCACGTGGCATAAGAGAGGAGGACAAAGTCTTAGactggaaggaggaaagggatcAGCAGGGGACAAGTAAATCAGGGCATTCTGGCACCACGTGGCTGCAATCTCCTAAGAGAAGAACCTGAGATGCTCTCTGGTCTTGCCAAGGGCACGGGAGGGAGTGAGAAACTGAGGAGAGAGAAAGTTCAGCTCCACCTCTGTGGGGTCTCTAGAAAAGGACCAACAGAACGTGGTTGAAAGGATCTTCTGGCAGCCCCAGGGTCCTGCTGTAGTTGTCACTGGCATGAATCCATCGACTTGTAATGGGTGAGTTTTGTGTGCTTCTGCATCTTCCCTGAACCTGAAGCAGAAGCTGAGGAGGACGTGGTGACCGCGGAGTGAGCTCTAGTTGAGGACTGGAAGGGCTGAGCTCACAGGGTCATGGAAATCATGGGTGGAGGAGAATATGAAACCACCCATCATGGAATCCAGGCTGGATGAGAGCTGAGTGAGTCTGGGCATGCTCTGATGAAGGTGGGAGGGTGAGTGCCTGAAGGATTCTGGTGTGACTGAAGGGCAGGTTCTCTGGTCATGGGGCAACGGGAAAGGTGACTGATGAGGAGACTGCCGTCAGGGAGGAGAACACAAATTTGTGGGTGCGTAAGAGCCAGGAGAGGCTAAGCTCCGGGGTGTGTCCATAATGCTATGCAAATGAGGCGTTTGTCTGGTGTCCTGGCAGGCCAAAATCAGGATCTGTGTATATGCCAGGAATAGTATTCAGCACTCAGGTTTAacttaggggtgtgtgtgtgtgtgtgtgtgtgtgtgtgtgttgtgtgtgtgtaatgtgttTATGCATCTGTGCATATGTAATAACAGTCCCTATTTCTAAAATtgtacatcaattaaaaaaaactattagaaaaaacatggagttctcattgtgtctcagcgggttaagaatccaaccggtatccatgaggattcaggtttcatccctagccttgctcattgggttgaaggtctggcgttggcgtgagctgtggtgtaggtcacagacagggctcggatcctgtgttgctgtgactgtggtgtagcctggcagctgtagctctgatttgccccctagcctgggaccctccatatgtctggagtacagccttaaaaagacaagaaaaagaaaaaagtcgaCGGGATGTCTTCCCTCTCTGCCGCAGGGTGATGCATCACACGAGGGGTCAGTGGAGGAAAGGCTTTCAAAATTGCAAAGCACAGAAACCAAAGGGCAACAATTTACACACCTAAACAAGCAATGTATATTTAGTCTTTTCATCCAATAAGCACTACCATAAATTTGTAGTATATGGGTGATGGCTGGtcagagaacacagaaaaaatgTATCAGCTTGCCAAACCCATGGAGTTCTATTTTCACCAGAACCAATTGTGGAATCACCATAGACTATGCCACTTCTCTTCTCTCCTAGTTTAATCATCTTCCAAATACTGAAAGACGAAAACATTGTCCACTTAGCCAAATTTGTAGCAAGTCTGGAAGTGGATCACCTTTTATGATAATGTTCAACCCAGGAAACAAATTTTCCCTGCAGTGCTTTTGAAGTCTAGCTGGTCAATTGTTAGCCACCTCAGATTTTAATTACATGTTGGCTCCATTTGGTGAGCACGGAAAATCTTCACCAGAAACTGAATTAGTGATCCTCAAATTGTAACTTCTAAGACCTTTAGAGGTGGTCCAATAGAAATAAATGCTTCTTTGGAGAAcggggaaacggaggctcagagtaGGGATGTGAGCGGCTCAAGATCACTCTCACAGTTAGGATTATGAGAGGTTTCATCTGAGAAACGTTTTGATTATAAGGAGACCTGAGCAAAACCACCCATTTCCCCATGATCTAGTTTTCATGTTCACCCCCACACTTCAGAGGGCACCAACCTAGGAACCAAGATTTTGCATCAAAGCTCGTCATGGGCTGTATCCACTCACCGTGGTGGCAATCTCCTGGATTTCTGGAGTGGCAGGTCTGGCTTCAGTTAAGCCCCCAGGCATCATTTTGTCTGATTCCATCTTCTCTGGGCAGGAGGCAGGTGCTGAAGTGGTCAGGCTAGAGTGGAGACTCTGGTTTTAAGAGAGGGTGGTGTTCACAAGCTCCGCCTATAGAATGTTTTCCACAAAGAGGAAAGAGCACTGGGAAGAGGAAGTCTTCTTGCTTCCTTGACACAACATCTGAGAGGACCTAGGAGAAATGAAGGGTGGGGAAGAAGGGAGTGGGTGTGTAGAAGAAGGCCTGCCAGAACAAGCATCAAACTTCCCCAAGTTCTCTTTGTAATGATTCCTTCCTGTTGCATTTGAAGTTTGAAATCCGAAACCACAACCAGAGAGTGTCCCCATGTTTAAAACCTCTAAGAAATTTGTTATTCTTTGAAAGGACTATTTATTCAGAATGCCAAGGCTGATTGTTGAAAATTGACTTGAGTGTCTAAGGAAGGTGGGAGGATCTGTCTGGAGAACCTTGGCCGGGAAGTTGTATTTCACTTTTATCTGCAGTAGAactatttaaaatacagaaaaacacaaacaataaaacaacaaacacCTGTATTCCTATCACCCGGAATGACTACTTGTAACATTTCATCATATTTgcttcccacttttttttttttttggtaattgtttTGAAGAAAGAAACTATGAGAGGTTCCCCACTCCTGCCACCCCCAATCTTGCCCTCCAACCAGGTAAATTTTGTTGTGAGTTTGGTATCCTTCTCCCCCACTTTTATACTTTAAgttcatgtctttaaaaaaaaatctgcctaaaCTTTATGCTAAACATATATTCTATATTATCCTTTATTTCCTACTCAATATGTTTTCGAATCATTCCATGTTGATCCCCAGAGGTCAATCTAGTTCCCTTCCTTTAACTGTTACCCTATGACAGATCTGTTTATCTACCTActtctatctgtctgtctgtctatctatctacccgTCTATAGTTTATTTTGACTGCTATATCCTATTCCGTACTTTACATACCTATTCCCCTATTGAGGAAGAGTtttgttatttctagttttttaccCTTCTAAACAAGATgacactttttttcctccttttgtacATGTGTGCAAGCCTTTGTAGGCAAATTATCTAGAAGAGAAATTGTGGTTTtgtgtgaatatttatttttatcattttattcagttttgggGATATGCAACACGTATGcatgataaaaatgttcaaaaggaacaaaaggatTCCTAATATAAGAAATGCTTCACTCACTCCATTCCTCAGCCACCCTTCTACTCTCCTGAGACAACTACTGTCCCCAGGTTCTGTTATCTTTCAGAGATGTGCTTTACACATACGAGTATATTATGAACTACACAGATACATACAGATAgatgtatatatacttttcttGTATACATGGTACAAATGCTACCCTACTACATAAACTGCTAAATACTTTGTCACCCCTAccagtatattttggagattgttTTATGTTAGTACATGGAatggtgtttctctctctctttctttctttttggactttttagggccatgcccaggacatatggaggttcccagggtagggttcaaatcagggctgtagggagtggcctacaccacagccatagcacctcggtgtccaagccatgtctgcaatctataccacagctcatggtaatggcagatccttaacccactgagtgagaccagggatcaaacatgcgtcttcatggatgctgggcAGATTCCTtctcgctgagccaccatgggaactccctgcttcatTGGTTATAGTGTTTGGCAAATACTTGACAAATTCTTGGCGATCAGTAGGTGTCTTGCTGGATCATCTAAGGGATGCTGAGCAGATGGCTGTCCTTGGAATGCTTCATCTATGTGTAAGGAGAACAGCAAATGTGGATGACATGATGGGTACTCAAGAAGATACAAGTCaggaggagtccctgttgtggcacagtggaaacgaatctgactaggaacaatgaggttcaacccctggcctcactcagtgggttaaggatctggcgttgccatgagctgtggtgtaggtcatagacaaggctcagatctgtggctgcggggcaggctggaagctgtagctccgattgaatcCCTGTCTGGGAACccacatatgctgcaggtgtgccctaaaaa is a genomic window of Sus scrofa isolate TJ Tabasco breed Duroc chromosome 13, Sscrofa11.1, whole genome shotgun sequence containing:
- the LOC396866 gene encoding cystatin-A1 (The RefSeq protein has 1 substitution compared to this genomic sequence), giving the protein MESDKMMPGGLTEARPATPEIQEIATTVKSQLEEKTNKTYEKFEAVEYKSQVVAGINYYIKVHVGGNSYVHIKVFKSLPYQNKPLELSGYQVDKTKDDELTGF